One Streptomyces drozdowiczii DNA segment encodes these proteins:
- a CDS encoding ABC transporter ATP-binding protein, whose protein sequence is MSDRSAPHPDAMIRLDRVSARYPGQEKAVVSELSMEIRRGEFVVLVGPSGCGKTTTLRMINRLVEPTDGRILIDGKDVTHTDVDELRRSIGYVIQQIGLLPHLSIADNIALVPKMLGVKKAERRERARELLDMVGLDPATYADRYPKQLSGGQQQRVGVARALAADPPVMLMDEPFGAVDPIAREKLQAEFLRLQERIRKTIVMVTHDIDEALRLGDRIAVFGPGCRLAQYDTPLEILSHPADDFVRDFIGSGAPVRRLTLLKVADVLASAPAQAAGAARTVAVGAGDSVHKALELVLAAGAEGIEVAGDDGRFLDLQSLLTAAARPAKVLS, encoded by the coding sequence ATGTCTGACCGGTCCGCCCCGCACCCCGACGCCATGATCCGGCTGGACCGGGTCTCCGCCCGCTATCCGGGCCAGGAGAAGGCCGTCGTCTCCGAGCTGTCGATGGAGATCCGGCGCGGCGAGTTCGTCGTCCTGGTCGGCCCGTCCGGCTGCGGCAAGACGACCACGCTGCGGATGATCAACCGCCTGGTGGAGCCGACGGACGGCCGGATCCTCATCGACGGCAAGGACGTCACGCACACCGACGTGGACGAACTGCGGCGCTCCATCGGCTACGTCATCCAGCAGATCGGCCTGCTCCCCCACCTGTCGATCGCCGACAACATCGCCCTGGTGCCCAAGATGCTCGGCGTGAAGAAGGCCGAGCGGCGCGAACGGGCGCGGGAACTCCTCGACATGGTGGGCCTCGATCCCGCCACCTACGCCGACCGCTATCCCAAGCAGCTGTCCGGCGGGCAGCAGCAGCGGGTGGGCGTGGCCCGCGCGCTGGCCGCCGATCCGCCCGTGATGCTGATGGACGAGCCGTTCGGTGCCGTGGACCCGATCGCGCGGGAGAAGCTCCAGGCCGAGTTCCTGCGGCTCCAGGAACGTATCCGCAAGACCATCGTGATGGTCACGCACGACATCGACGAGGCGCTGCGCCTGGGCGACCGGATCGCCGTCTTCGGGCCGGGCTGCCGGCTCGCGCAGTACGACACCCCGCTGGAGATCCTGTCCCACCCGGCCGACGACTTCGTACGCGATTTCATCGGCTCGGGCGCCCCGGTCCGCCGCCTCACCCTCCTCAAGGTCGCCGACGTCCTGGCGTCCGCCCCGGCGCAGGCGGCCGGTGCGGCGCGGACCGTGGCGGTCGGCGCCGGGGACTCCGTCCACAAGGCGCTCGAACTCGTCCTGGCGGCGGGCGCGGAGGGCATCGAGGTCGCCGGGGACGACGGCCGCTTCCTGGACCTCCAGTCCCTGCTCACCGCGGCCGCCCGGCCCGCGAAGGTGCTCTCGTGA
- a CDS encoding DUF6282 family protein has protein sequence MFDVHVHAAPDVLARIGHDDQIAAGYAAAGYSGFVLKAHHESTVGRASALARSTGLDVVGGITLNRAVGGINPAAVLSALSTGGRVVWFPTADAHTQESAGLPRLGDLDERLGRTALAVPPVLDADHPTARDAALVLDLIAEHDAVLCTGHVSGPECRWLLDAAEARGIGRFLLTHPSYTVPGMEPVEIAELAARGAYVEITAYQLLHQPGMTPARLAEVARAAGPRLVLASDAGQPDSPEPAAALEQLIAALAGEGLDAGWLRDAASAVPRKLVLR, from the coding sequence ATGTTTGACGTGCACGTCCACGCCGCCCCCGACGTCCTCGCCCGGATCGGGCACGACGACCAGATCGCGGCCGGTTACGCGGCCGCCGGCTACAGCGGTTTCGTCCTGAAGGCGCACCACGAGTCGACGGTGGGCCGGGCCAGCGCCCTCGCCCGCTCGACCGGTCTGGACGTCGTCGGCGGCATCACCCTGAACCGGGCCGTCGGCGGGATCAACCCGGCGGCGGTCCTGTCGGCCCTGTCCACGGGCGGGCGCGTCGTCTGGTTCCCCACGGCGGACGCCCACACCCAGGAGAGCGCCGGGCTCCCCCGCCTGGGCGACCTGGACGAACGGCTGGGCCGCACCGCGCTGGCCGTCCCGCCGGTCCTGGACGCCGATCACCCGACCGCCCGGGACGCCGCGCTCGTCCTGGACCTGATCGCGGAGCACGACGCGGTGCTGTGCACGGGCCATGTCAGCGGCCCGGAGTGCCGGTGGCTGCTGGACGCGGCGGAGGCCCGGGGCATCGGCCGGTTCCTGCTCACGCACCCCTCGTACACGGTGCCCGGGATGGAGCCGGTGGAGATCGCGGAGCTGGCGGCGCGCGGGGCGTACGTCGAGATCACGGCGTACCAGCTCCTCCACCAGCCGGGGATGACCCCGGCCCGCCTGGCCGAGGTCGCGCGGGCGGCGGGGCCGCGCCTGGTGCTGGCCTCCGACGCCGGGCAGCCGGACAGCCCGGAGCCGGCCGCCGCCCTCGAACAGCTCATCGCCGCGCTGGCCGGGGAGGGGCTGGACGCGGGATGGCTGCGGGACGCGGCGAGTGCGGTCCCCCGGAAGCTGGTGCTGCGATGA
- a CDS encoding ABC transporter permease, whose amino-acid sequence MNLFSYMSDNTEYLLFLAQQHIELVLISVGIASVIGVGLAVLTHAAPGPRQVLLSFTGSLLTIPSFALFALMIPVMGLGVAPTIVALTVYGVFPILRNAVTAIEEVDPAVVEAARGLGMGPARRMRTVVLPMAWPVILNGIRTATIMLVATAAIGAVVRGPGLGQLIFRGLDRIGGANALEEALSGVIGVVLVALVLDLLFIAIAKITALRGSHV is encoded by the coding sequence GTGAACCTCTTCTCCTACATGTCGGACAACACCGAGTACCTGCTGTTCCTGGCCCAGCAGCACATCGAACTCGTGCTGATCAGCGTCGGGATCGCCTCCGTCATCGGCGTCGGGCTCGCCGTGCTCACCCACGCCGCGCCCGGTCCGCGCCAGGTCCTGCTGTCCTTCACGGGCTCCCTGCTGACGATTCCGTCGTTCGCGCTGTTCGCGCTGATGATCCCGGTCATGGGCCTCGGCGTCGCCCCGACGATCGTCGCCCTGACCGTGTACGGGGTCTTCCCGATCCTGCGCAACGCGGTCACGGCCATCGAGGAGGTCGACCCGGCGGTCGTGGAGGCGGCGCGCGGCCTCGGCATGGGACCGGCCCGGCGGATGCGCACGGTGGTCCTGCCCATGGCCTGGCCGGTCATCCTGAACGGCATCCGCACGGCGACGATCATGCTGGTCGCGACGGCGGCCATCGGTGCCGTGGTCCGGGGCCCCGGCCTGGGCCAGCTGATCTTCCGGGGGCTCGACCGTATCGGCGGGGCCAACGCGCTGGAGGAAGCCCTGTCCGGAGTGATCGGAGTGGTGCTCGTCGCTCTGGTCCTCGACCTGCTGTTCATCGCGATAGCCAAGATCACTGCCCTGCGAGGTTCCCATGTCTGA
- a CDS encoding IclR family transcriptional regulator produces the protein MASEHSEQKNTPAARSGASRVMAVLDALASADPAVFPDGMSVADVARVLGREKSVVSRQLKSLLETGMVARRPSMGYELSWRLFALAVRAGDQRLTTLAAPLLLRLTETVRERTYLSVLSDGEVLTVLSEGSRRSIEAVNWVGRTIPAHRSSSGMALLMDYEDEHILDLVRRGEGGSEREAKAFLAQVKEARVRGYTVANRIFDPELVGIGAPVRDFTGRIKAAVNISGPAFRIEPHIQSLAGHLLATTRTLHSSLGSDARPGAGPSDL, from the coding sequence ATGGCCTCTGAGCACTCTGAGCAGAAGAACACTCCCGCCGCACGCAGTGGCGCCTCGCGCGTGATGGCGGTGCTGGACGCGCTCGCGTCGGCGGACCCGGCCGTGTTCCCGGACGGGATGAGCGTGGCCGACGTGGCCAGGGTGCTCGGCCGCGAGAAGTCCGTCGTGTCCCGGCAGCTCAAGAGCCTGCTGGAGACCGGCATGGTCGCCCGGCGCCCCTCGATGGGGTACGAGCTGAGCTGGCGGCTGTTCGCCCTCGCGGTGCGGGCCGGCGACCAGCGGCTGACGACACTCGCGGCGCCCCTGCTGCTCAGGCTGACCGAGACCGTACGCGAGCGCACCTACCTCAGCGTCCTCAGCGACGGCGAGGTGCTCACCGTCCTCTCGGAGGGCTCCCGGCGCTCGATCGAGGCCGTGAACTGGGTGGGCCGGACGATCCCGGCGCACCGCAGCTCCAGCGGCATGGCCCTGCTGATGGATTACGAGGACGAGCACATCCTCGACCTCGTCCGGCGGGGCGAAGGGGGCTCGGAGCGCGAGGCCAAGGCGTTCCTGGCCCAGGTCAAGGAGGCCCGGGTGCGCGGCTACACGGTCGCGAACCGGATCTTCGACCCGGAGCTGGTCGGCATCGGGGCGCCGGTCCGGGACTTCACGGGCCGGATCAAGGCCGCGGTGAACATCTCGGGCCCCGCGTTCCGGATCGAGCCGCACATCCAGTCCCTCGCCGGGCACCTGCTCGCCACGACGCGGACCCTGCACTCCTCCCTCGGCTCGGACGCGCGCCCCGGCGCCGGCCCGAGCGATCTCTGA
- a CDS encoding carbon-nitrogen hydrolase family protein, which yields MAQRQQAGLTTLRVGLLQNAPEFGAVDANLAGIRELHEGLSGPVDLALTPELSAHGYGFTPHRDADLLSVDDPRLEALVSAGVGVGFARRNPSGLPWNSYLLGDPLTGTRHLQDKLHPVSYAPWNEHLSFQAGDGLRTADFGAATVATAICNDMWHPIVPWLAAQGGAEVLFVPVASMAGEDEARIRRTWEVILEHAAVLLQCYVVFVNRCGTEGGSRFWGGSRVLGPDGRALAELGDEPGSAVAELDLAALRRLRAEVPMRAEARTDLLPAPAGTTPAPKSSESEPLHV from the coding sequence GTGGCTCAGCGCCAACAAGCTGGCCTGACGACGCTGCGCGTCGGACTGCTCCAGAACGCCCCCGAGTTCGGTGCGGTGGACGCCAACCTGGCCGGAATCAGGGAGCTTCACGAGGGCCTGAGCGGCCCGGTCGACCTGGCGCTCACGCCCGAACTCTCCGCCCACGGTTACGGTTTCACCCCGCACCGGGACGCGGACCTGCTGTCGGTCGACGACCCGCGCCTGGAGGCCCTGGTCTCCGCTGGGGTCGGCGTGGGCTTCGCCCGGCGGAACCCGTCCGGGCTGCCCTGGAACAGCTACCTGCTGGGGGACCCGCTGACGGGGACCCGGCACCTCCAGGACAAGCTGCACCCCGTCTCGTACGCGCCGTGGAACGAGCACCTGTCGTTCCAGGCGGGCGACGGACTACGTACCGCGGACTTCGGCGCGGCCACGGTCGCCACCGCCATCTGCAACGACATGTGGCACCCGATCGTGCCGTGGCTGGCGGCGCAGGGCGGCGCCGAGGTGCTGTTCGTGCCCGTCGCCAGCATGGCCGGTGAGGACGAGGCGCGGATCCGCCGGACCTGGGAAGTGATCCTGGAGCACGCCGCCGTGCTGCTCCAGTGCTACGTCGTCTTCGTCAACCGGTGCGGCACGGAAGGCGGTTCCCGGTTCTGGGGCGGCTCGCGCGTGCTCGGCCCGGACGGCCGGGCCCTCGCGGAGCTGGGCGACGAGCCGGGGTCCGCGGTCGCCGAACTCGACCTGGCGGCCCTGCGCCGGCTGCGCGCGGAGGTCCCGATGCGCGCGGAGGCGAGGACCGACCTCCTCCCCGCACCCGCCGGGACGACCCCGGCCCCGAAGTCCTCCGAGAGTGAGCCGCTCCATGTTTGA
- a CDS encoding glycine betaine ABC transporter substrate-binding protein, with protein MKVASKSFTEQLLLCEITAQRLEAQAAQVKRTCGMSGSNAVRSALTAGSVDMYWEYTGTGWLALKQQGSTTDPKAVYEKVRTLDESRNGVVWLPPAAANNTYALAMRTRTARKLGVSTLSDYAGLAEKDPSKARFCGASEFFGRDDGWTGLKKAYGFGLAKNKVAELAEGPIYNAVAKGNPCSAGEVFATDGRIAALGLTVLKDDKKYFTPYNLSLNVRSAALKKYPEIRTAMAPVAELLTTSEMQRLNARIDVDGKRPEEVAHQWLSANKLA; from the coding sequence GTGAAGGTCGCGTCGAAGAGCTTCACCGAGCAGCTGCTGCTGTGCGAGATCACCGCCCAGCGGCTGGAGGCGCAGGCGGCGCAGGTGAAGCGGACCTGCGGCATGAGCGGTTCCAACGCCGTGCGCTCGGCGCTGACCGCCGGTTCCGTCGACATGTACTGGGAGTACACCGGCACCGGCTGGCTGGCCCTGAAACAGCAGGGCAGCACCACCGATCCCAAGGCCGTGTACGAGAAGGTGCGCACCCTGGACGAGTCCCGCAACGGCGTGGTGTGGCTGCCCCCGGCTGCCGCGAACAACACCTACGCCCTCGCGATGCGCACCCGGACCGCGAGGAAGCTGGGCGTCTCGACCCTCTCCGACTACGCCGGACTGGCGGAGAAGGACCCGTCGAAGGCGCGGTTCTGCGGCGCCTCGGAGTTCTTCGGCCGGGACGACGGCTGGACCGGGCTCAAGAAGGCGTACGGTTTCGGCCTGGCGAAGAACAAGGTGGCGGAGCTGGCCGAGGGGCCGATCTACAACGCGGTCGCCAAGGGGAACCCGTGCAGCGCGGGCGAGGTCTTCGCGACCGACGGCCGGATCGCCGCCCTCGGGCTGACCGTCCTGAAGGACGACAAGAAGTACTTCACGCCGTACAACCTGTCGCTGAACGTCCGGAGCGCGGCCCTGAAGAAGTACCCGGAGATCCGGACCGCGATGGCCCCCGTCGCGGAACTCCTGACCACCTCCGAGATGCAGCGGCTCAACGCGCGGATCGACGTGGACGGCAAGCGCCCCGAGGAGGTGGCACACCAGTGGCTCAGCGCCAACAAGCTGGCCTGA
- a CDS encoding alpha/beta hydrolase, whose amino-acid sequence MIQKDTAFYSEGSRLEATLYYPEDAARDGAPRPALVVNSGYQGFNEFYPKMFAERMTERGFVCLGFDYRGMADSEGEKGRVLIEEQAQDVRNAVTFLRAQEGIDPRRIGLVGWGMGAANVILAAEKGGDVAGVASLNGFYDGERWLKSIHTYDEFQKIVAEVAEDRTNRVLNGESRLADTFEHYPLDPATGDYVEKELSQVYGFGHPTRLQFTESILDLKVQNVVANLAPTPLFLAHGERNSLHPYDEAAALYEAAASPKTLYTIDGRHNDFMFVDHPEFVALCDRLRDFFDVAFTESAAPARTVSA is encoded by the coding sequence GTGATTCAGAAGGACACCGCGTTCTACAGCGAAGGCAGCCGCCTCGAAGCGACCCTCTACTACCCGGAGGACGCGGCGCGGGACGGCGCCCCGCGCCCGGCGCTCGTCGTCAACTCCGGCTACCAGGGCTTCAACGAGTTCTATCCGAAGATGTTCGCGGAGCGGATGACCGAGCGCGGCTTCGTCTGCCTGGGCTTCGACTACCGGGGCATGGCCGACAGCGAGGGCGAGAAGGGCCGCGTGCTCATCGAGGAGCAGGCCCAGGACGTGCGCAACGCCGTCACGTTCCTGCGCGCGCAGGAGGGCATCGACCCCCGGCGCATCGGGCTCGTCGGCTGGGGCATGGGCGCCGCCAACGTCATCCTCGCCGCCGAGAAGGGCGGGGACGTCGCCGGCGTCGCCTCGCTGAACGGGTTCTACGACGGTGAGCGCTGGCTCAAGTCCATCCACACCTACGACGAGTTCCAGAAGATCGTCGCCGAGGTGGCCGAGGACCGGACGAACCGGGTGCTGAACGGCGAGTCCCGGCTCGCGGACACCTTCGAGCACTACCCGCTCGACCCGGCGACCGGCGACTACGTCGAGAAGGAGCTGTCGCAGGTCTACGGCTTCGGGCACCCGACCCGGCTCCAGTTCACCGAGTCGATCCTCGACCTGAAGGTGCAGAACGTGGTGGCGAACCTCGCGCCGACCCCGCTGTTCCTCGCCCACGGCGAGCGCAACTCGCTGCACCCGTACGACGAGGCCGCGGCCCTGTACGAGGCGGCCGCCTCGCCCAAGACGCTCTACACGATCGACGGGCGGCACAACGACTTCATGTTCGTGGACCACCCGGAGTTCGTGGCCCTCTGCGACCGGCTGCGGGACTTCTTCGACGTGGCGTTCACCGAGTCCGCCGCTCCGGCCCGGACCGTCTCGGCCTGA
- a CDS encoding ABC transporter permease translates to MSAGAVQAAGAARTGVRRSRSWVPPVVVLVLLGALWAYIGTRDLDSVESRSLTSEVVLTALWQHIQLVVASTLLTIVIGVPLGVLLTRPGISRAGAVVLAAANASQAVPSIGVLVILAMVVGVGFWMAVVALVLYALLPVLRNTMVGIRQVSPALIDAGRGMGMSRREILFTIELPLAVPVMLAGIRVALILNVGVATLAAFTNAGGLGSIISSGISLDRTPVLVVGSALTMALALAVDWLAGLAERALRPRGM, encoded by the coding sequence GTGAGCGCCGGGGCCGTGCAGGCGGCGGGGGCCGCCCGGACCGGGGTCCGCCGGTCGCGGAGCTGGGTGCCACCCGTGGTCGTCCTCGTCCTGCTCGGCGCGCTGTGGGCGTACATCGGGACGCGCGACCTGGACTCGGTGGAGAGCCGGAGCCTGACCTCGGAGGTCGTGCTCACCGCGCTGTGGCAGCACATCCAGCTCGTCGTCGCCTCGACGCTGCTGACCATCGTCATCGGGGTCCCGCTCGGGGTGCTGCTGACCCGGCCGGGGATCAGCAGGGCCGGTGCGGTGGTGCTCGCGGCGGCCAACGCCAGCCAGGCGGTGCCGTCGATCGGGGTGCTGGTGATCCTGGCCATGGTCGTGGGCGTCGGCTTCTGGATGGCCGTGGTGGCGCTGGTCCTCTACGCCCTGCTGCCCGTGCTCCGGAACACCATGGTCGGTATCCGGCAGGTCAGCCCCGCGCTGATCGACGCGGGGCGGGGCATGGGGATGAGCCGCCGGGAGATCCTGTTCACCATCGAACTGCCGCTGGCGGTCCCGGTGATGCTGGCGGGCATCCGGGTGGCCCTGATCCTGAACGTGGGCGTCGCCACCCTGGCCGCCTTCACCAACGCCGGAGGGCTCGGCTCCATCATCTCCTCCGGCATCTCCCTGGACCGGACTCCGGTGCTCGTGGTGGGCAGCGCGCTCACGATGGCCCTGGCCCTGGCCGTCGACTGGCTGGCCGGTCTCGCCGAGCGGGCCCTGCGGCCGCGCGGCATGTAG
- a CDS encoding S8 family serine peptidase, producing the protein MPQLQPSRRRGAVWTVASLAAAALLTTPLPALAADSPSPSAIASAKVDSSLESAVRDGKDATFFVVLKDRADLSGAKKQKTHAKKATAAYGELRAHAKSSQKSLNAFLDKKKVGHQDFWIANAVKVTGDQDLVDELAKRSDVASVVKRQSFELDGIETSDKKVTASRAAALGTDSSADGTDAPAWGVSDIKADQVWDQYQDRGEGIVVANVDSGVQYDHPDLVANYRGNNGDGTFTHDYNFYDASGQCPTTAPCDNNGHGTHTMGTMVAKNGLGVAPNAKWIAAKGCASDVCYDDELLAAGQWILAPTDHNGQNPRPDLAPNIVNNSWGNKDTSTPFYQDILAAWDAAGIFEAFAAGNDGDGVTCSTTHPPGAQADSYGVGAYDVNGKIADFSGFGPSPTDGSEKPNISAPGVQIPSTWPGNDYNTINGTSMATPHVAGAVALLWSAAPSLIGDIEETRNLLNEGARDVDDTHCGGTAGMNYVWGNGKLDILSSVEKAPHTAATVTGKATDKATGKALPGITVQSTDTAGAVRTVTTGADGTYRLPLAAGTYSFAFSGYGYANGSAADVALAEGQTLTQDIALTAVPSHQVSGVVRDVTGKPLPGATVELNGTPLPAATTNAKGKYTFKKVAEGSYGLAVKPAAPVLCNGVHTGPATVGAADLTKNVQVPNRADNSGNVCTPAAYSWIAGSKKVALSGDEDSATVSLPFSVQHYGVSYSTASVTTDGLVNFLSPRVGDYNNTALPTAGVNGVKGVVAPLWDDLTLDRKSSVQTATTGTKGSRKFAIVWNNAAYADGTSGRATFEAVFDEATGAVTLQYQSVADRGAGATIGIADQSGTDAFQYSFNQSVIADGTAVSFTQGAK; encoded by the coding sequence ATGCCCCAGCTCCAACCGTCCAGGCGCAGAGGCGCCGTATGGACGGTGGCCTCGCTCGCCGCGGCTGCCCTGCTCACCACCCCGCTGCCCGCCCTCGCGGCGGACTCCCCGTCCCCCTCCGCCATCGCCTCGGCCAAGGTCGACTCCTCGCTCGAGAGCGCGGTGCGTGACGGCAAGGACGCCACCTTCTTCGTGGTCCTGAAGGACCGGGCCGACCTGTCCGGCGCGAAGAAGCAGAAGACGCACGCGAAGAAGGCCACCGCCGCGTACGGCGAACTCCGTGCGCACGCCAAGTCCAGCCAGAAGTCGCTCAACGCCTTCCTGGACAAGAAGAAGGTCGGCCACCAGGACTTCTGGATCGCCAACGCGGTCAAGGTCACCGGCGACCAGGACCTCGTCGACGAACTGGCCAAGCGGTCGGACGTGGCCTCGGTCGTCAAGCGGCAGTCGTTCGAGCTGGACGGCATCGAGACCTCCGACAAGAAGGTCACCGCCTCGCGCGCCGCAGCCCTGGGCACCGACTCGTCCGCCGACGGCACCGACGCCCCGGCGTGGGGCGTCTCCGACATCAAGGCCGACCAGGTCTGGGACCAGTACCAGGACCGCGGCGAGGGCATCGTCGTCGCCAACGTCGACTCGGGTGTGCAGTACGACCACCCCGACCTCGTCGCGAACTACCGCGGCAACAACGGCGACGGCACCTTCACGCACGACTACAACTTCTACGACGCGAGCGGGCAGTGCCCCACGACCGCGCCCTGCGACAACAACGGCCACGGCACCCACACGATGGGCACCATGGTCGCCAAGAACGGCCTCGGCGTCGCACCGAACGCCAAGTGGATCGCCGCCAAGGGCTGCGCGTCCGACGTCTGCTACGACGACGAACTGCTCGCCGCCGGCCAGTGGATCCTCGCGCCGACCGACCACAACGGGCAGAACCCGCGCCCCGACCTGGCCCCCAACATCGTCAACAACTCCTGGGGCAACAAGGACACCAGCACCCCCTTCTACCAGGACATCCTGGCGGCCTGGGACGCGGCGGGCATCTTCGAGGCGTTCGCGGCCGGCAACGACGGTGACGGCGTGACCTGCTCCACGACCCACCCGCCGGGCGCGCAGGCCGACTCCTACGGTGTCGGCGCCTACGACGTGAACGGCAAGATCGCCGACTTCTCCGGCTTCGGCCCCTCACCGACCGACGGCAGCGAGAAGCCGAACATCTCGGCCCCGGGCGTCCAGATCCCGTCCACCTGGCCGGGCAACGACTACAACACCATCAACGGCACGTCGATGGCGACCCCGCACGTCGCGGGCGCCGTCGCGCTCCTGTGGTCGGCGGCCCCCTCGCTGATCGGAGACATCGAGGAGACCCGCAACCTCCTCAACGAGGGCGCGCGTGACGTCGACGACACCCACTGCGGCGGCACCGCCGGCATGAACTACGTGTGGGGCAACGGCAAGCTGGACATCCTCTCCTCCGTCGAGAAGGCCCCGCACACCGCGGCCACCGTCACCGGCAAGGCCACCGACAAGGCGACCGGCAAGGCGCTGCCGGGCATCACCGTGCAGTCCACCGACACGGCCGGCGCGGTCCGTACGGTCACCACGGGCGCGGACGGCACCTACCGCCTGCCGCTGGCCGCCGGCACGTACTCGTTCGCGTTCAGCGGCTACGGCTACGCGAACGGCTCGGCCGCCGACGTCGCCCTGGCCGAGGGCCAGACGCTCACCCAGGACATCGCGCTGACCGCGGTGCCGAGCCACCAGGTCTCCGGGGTCGTCCGGGACGTCACCGGCAAGCCGCTGCCCGGCGCCACGGTCGAGCTGAACGGCACGCCGCTGCCCGCCGCCACCACCAACGCCAAGGGCAAGTACACCTTCAAGAAGGTCGCCGAGGGCTCCTACGGCCTCGCCGTGAAGCCCGCCGCGCCGGTCCTGTGCAACGGCGTCCACACCGGCCCCGCCACCGTCGGCGCCGCCGACCTGACGAAGAACGTGCAGGTCCCCAACCGGGCGGACAACTCCGGCAACGTCTGCACCCCGGCCGCCTACTCCTGGATCGCGGGCTCCAAGAAGGTCGCCCTGTCGGGTGACGAGGACTCCGCCACCGTCTCGCTGCCCTTCTCGGTGCAGCACTACGGCGTCTCGTACTCCACCGCCTCGGTCACCACCGACGGCCTGGTCAACTTCCTGTCCCCGCGCGTCGGTGACTACAACAACACCGCGCTCCCGACCGCCGGCGTGAACGGTGTGAAGGGCGTCGTCGCCCCGCTGTGGGACGACCTAACGCTCGACAGGAAGTCCTCCGTGCAGACCGCCACCACCGGCACCAAGGGCAGCCGCAAGTTCGCCATCGTGTGGAACAACGCGGCTTACGCCGACGGCACTTCGGGCCGCGCCACCTTCGAGGCCGTCTTCGACGAGGCCACCGGCGCCGTGACCCTCCAGTACCAGTCCGTCGCGGACCGGGGCGCCGGCGCCACCATCGGCATCGCCGACCAGTCCGGCACCGACGCCTTCCAGTACTCCTTCAACCAGTCCGTGATCGCCGACGGCACCGCTGTCAGCTTCACCCAGGGAGCGAAGTAA